The Argiope bruennichi chromosome 9, qqArgBrue1.1, whole genome shotgun sequence genome contains a region encoding:
- the LOC129985273 gene encoding uncharacterized protein LOC129985273 → MAKMLCSLFLAGFVLQANAFSLFPHLPNPFPQFHIPNPFDYLPSVSDIASLLNPLRYLPNIANFLNPLNFIPNIVHLMNPFTYIPDILNPFHYIPNPLDFLPNPLDYIPNPFKYLPNPLDWIPGLGKDRCKLQPDVGPCKASVVRYYYDENIKACIKFQYGGCKGNRNNFKDKDECEKACRAH, encoded by the exons ATGGCAAAGATGTTGTGCTCTCTGTTCCTGGCAGGCTTTGTCCTACAGGCAAATGCCTTCAGCTTATTTCCACATCTTCCAAATCCTTTTCCTCAATTTCATATTCCAAATCCTTTTGACTATTTACCCAGTGTGTCTGACATTGCCAGTCTTTTGAATCCTTTAAGATACTTGCCCAACATTGCGAACTTCTTGAATCCTCTAAATTTCATTCCTAACATTGTTCACCTTATGAACCCTTTTACCTATATTCCGGACATTCTGAATCCGTTTCACTACATCCCCAACCCTCTTGATTTCCTTCCCAACCCTCTTGATTACATTCCCAATCCCTTTAAATACCTTCCCAACCCACTGGATTGGATTCCTGGACTCG GCAAAGACAGATGCAAACTTCAACCAGACGTTGGACCTTGCAAAGCTTCTGTGGTTCGTTACTATTATGACGAGAACATCAAGGCATGCATAAAATTCCAGTACGGTGGTTGCAAGGGCAACAGGAACAATTTCAAAGACAAAGATGAATGCGAAAAGGCTTGCAGAGCTCACTAA